The proteins below come from a single Chryseobacterium bernardetii genomic window:
- a CDS encoding PRTRC system protein E, protein METANFFRQIAQMDINSKITLSITKATENRILVSILIENDSCGDKAKNIIPPLNLKGSPEELDNGFFEHIKKPIKTADVLISNMQNFLKGLETAQANSAMEKQKSDKDKAKGKKYSEAMLKADALAKAGKYKDAWTALPKVGDYPERKEDIRKKQDEYEKQFVPDLWSASEPKSEQVDQQEYNP, encoded by the coding sequence ATGGAAACAGCTAATTTTTTCAGACAGATTGCACAGATGGACATAAACAGCAAAATTACGCTATCCATTACAAAGGCAACCGAAAACAGGATACTCGTATCTATCTTGATTGAGAACGACAGTTGCGGAGATAAGGCGAAGAATATCATTCCCCCTCTTAATCTGAAAGGAAGTCCCGAAGAACTTGACAACGGATTCTTTGAGCATATCAAAAAACCCATAAAGACAGCGGACGTACTGATTTCAAATATGCAGAATTTTCTTAAAGGTCTGGAAACGGCTCAGGCTAATTCTGCAATGGAAAAACAGAAATCTGATAAGGATAAAGCAAAGGGTAAAAAATATAGCGAAGCCATGCTAAAAGCCGATGCTCTTGCAAAAGCAGGTAAATACAAAGATGCATGGACGGCACTGCCAAAAGTGGGCGATTATCCTGAGCGTAAAGAAGACATCAGAAAGAAACAGGATGAGTACGAAAAGCAATTTGTTCCCGATCTCTGGTCAGCTTCCGAGCCAAAATCAGAACAGGTCGATCAGCAGGAATATAACCCCTAA
- a CDS encoding PRTRC system ThiF family protein produces the protein MRTPKKNIHFLDNYLLSPTNPIRINVIGAGGTGSKFMTALMEINHSLLELDHPGLDVHLWDDDIITSSNIGRQRFADSERNLYKSQAIVNRLNRWAGVNWKAETRKFQREADGRIPNGAGASIYVSCTDTVASRIEISEIIHKLNEQDRFHRDKGKYWLDMGNTKFAGQGILSTIGKIDQPASKKFKTFEKLPSIIEEFGTAMQNSEQKDDTPSCSLAESLSKQDLFINSTIAQLGACLLWNLLKDGMTENRGFFLNLKNFRSQPITVGS, from the coding sequence ATGAGAACGCCAAAGAAAAATATCCACTTCTTGGACAATTATCTGTTAAGTCCAACAAATCCCATCCGTATAAATGTAATTGGTGCAGGCGGAACAGGCTCTAAATTTATGACTGCGCTTATGGAAATCAATCATAGTTTACTGGAACTTGACCACCCAGGATTGGACGTACACCTATGGGACGATGATATTATTACCTCTTCCAATATTGGACGGCAACGGTTTGCTGATTCAGAAAGAAATCTTTATAAATCTCAGGCAATCGTAAATAGGCTTAACCGTTGGGCAGGGGTAAATTGGAAAGCTGAAACAAGAAAATTTCAGCGTGAAGCTGATGGTAGAATACCAAATGGTGCAGGGGCTTCTATTTATGTATCCTGTACAGATACGGTAGCTTCAAGAATAGAAATCTCTGAAATAATTCACAAACTCAATGAACAAGATAGATTCCATAGAGACAAAGGAAAGTATTGGCTCGATATGGGCAACACAAAATTTGCAGGGCAGGGAATACTTTCGACTATTGGAAAGATAGACCAACCAGCCTCCAAAAAATTTAAAACATTTGAAAAGTTACCGTCTATTATTGAGGAATTTGGTACAGCTATGCAAAATTCGGAGCAAAAAGATGACACGCCAAGTTGTTCACTTGCAGAATCGCTTTCAAAACAGGATCTTTTTATTAATAGCACAATTGCACAGTTAGGAGCCTGTCTTTTATGGAACCTGCTAAAAGACGGTATGACGGAAAATAGAGGATTTTTTCTCAACCTTAAAAATTTTAGATCACAGCCCATCACCGTCGGCAGTTGA
- a CDS encoding tetratricopeptide repeat protein has translation MNEQEIEKLLQKISNQKMFGETEKAIAGLHILNNEFPKEKKYLALLASSYLDADSIDVAEEYCAKALEIDPNYAEAFELKGLIEEKKGDDEQAEKYYKQSISTGIPFKMGHLRLVLLYYKLGKYDDAIKEAEYLLDNFDIGRNEYSADEQRQIFAQWLSFAYNKLYSSLIRIGQYEKAAIRIKEFIAFRANYVKDPYQFLTEDEILFKLYLALNDEEKMKEMEEKMLNHYMVPESMIDSMKKDAQQGYLESANPENYAV, from the coding sequence ATGAATGAGCAAGAAATTGAGAAGTTATTGCAGAAAATAAGCAATCAGAAAATGTTTGGTGAAACTGAAAAGGCTATCGCTGGCTTACATATTTTAAATAATGAGTTCCCGAAGGAAAAAAAGTACTTGGCACTTTTGGCAAGTTCTTATCTTGATGCCGATTCTATTGACGTGGCGGAGGAATATTGCGCAAAGGCACTGGAAATAGATCCTAATTATGCTGAGGCATTTGAACTTAAAGGTCTTATTGAAGAGAAAAAGGGTGATGATGAGCAGGCGGAAAAATATTATAAACAATCCATTTCAACAGGCATTCCTTTTAAGATGGGGCATCTTCGGCTTGTATTATTATATTATAAACTGGGAAAATATGATGATGCAATAAAGGAAGCTGAATATCTGCTTGACAATTTTGATATAGGTAGGAATGAATATTCGGCTGATGAGCAACGTCAAATTTTTGCCCAGTGGCTATCATTTGCTTACAATAAGCTCTATTCGTCCCTTATACGAATTGGTCAATATGAGAAGGCAGCTATTAGAATCAAAGAATTTATCGCTTTCAGAGCTAACTATGTAAAAGATCCATATCAGTTCCTTACCGAAGATGAGATATTGTTTAAACTGTACCTTGCCTTAAACGATGAAGAAAAGATGAAGGAAATGGAAGAAAAGATGCTAAACCACTATATGGTTCCTGAAAGTATGATTGATTCGATGAAGAAAGATGCACAGCAAGGGTATTTGGAAAGTGCAAACCCCGAAAATTATGCCGTATAA
- a CDS encoding PRTRC system protein C, with the protein MLVATELQRVFILKEKEHEIRLDDPEPKWNLQAVLNFYSNNYPALTTAKISRPTIVDDIVEYRFETVIGTKG; encoded by the coding sequence ATGTTAGTAGCAACAGAACTCCAAAGAGTGTTTATTCTCAAAGAAAAAGAACACGAAATCAGGCTAGATGATCCCGAACCAAAGTGGAACCTGCAGGCAGTACTGAATTTCTATTCAAACAACTACCCTGCCCTGACCACAGCGAAAATTTCAAGACCTACGATTGTAGATGACATCGTAGAATACCGTTTTGAAACAGTTATAGGAACTAAAGGTTAA
- a CDS encoding PRTRC system protein B — protein sequence MEDITNSFGTYFDPISALVFYRGNRGYNETYVECFDMENGIPVNPHPLTVNEGKRLAKALQVDEENLNLLKSDGIVNSNLLSFDAKSATIVWHTRAQFRELFFNNHLGIKSGKAHTPPMVWVADREKLKVFALSTSRKPTINTPLYNAPYFNVYVDGSVCMGTVDISTTETGSVDQLMKLWENYFFNSYFSHLMYDHNPVNGNCVMLWENLIDNGKLFPTEMLVKTSKKLKDILL from the coding sequence ATGGAAGATATTACAAACAGCTTTGGAACTTATTTTGACCCGATTTCTGCATTGGTATTTTATAGGGGTAATAGAGGTTATAATGAAACTTATGTCGAATGTTTCGACATGGAAAACGGTATACCAGTCAATCCGCATCCCCTTACCGTGAATGAGGGCAAAAGGCTCGCCAAAGCATTGCAGGTGGATGAAGAAAATCTTAACCTGCTAAAATCGGACGGTATCGTAAATAGCAATCTGCTGTCTTTCGATGCTAAATCGGCAACCATTGTATGGCACACAAGGGCACAGTTTCGGGAACTGTTCTTTAATAACCATCTTGGAATAAAGTCGGGAAAAGCGCATACCCCGCCAATGGTTTGGGTTGCGGATAGGGAAAAACTGAAAGTTTTCGCACTTTCTACATCGAGGAAACCAACAATAAATACTCCGCTATACAATGCTCCATACTTTAATGTCTACGTGGATGGCTCCGTTTGCATGGGTACAGTCGATATTTCCACAACAGAAACTGGTTCTGTTGACCAACTGATGAAATTATGGGAAAACTACTTTTTCAATAGTTACTTCTCCCACCTCATGTACGACCATAATCCTGTTAACGGAAATTGTGTAATGCTTTGGGAAAACTTGATTGACAACGGTAAATTATTTCCCACTGAAATGCTGGTGAAGACATCTAAAAAACTTAAAGATATTTTATTATGA
- a CDS encoding DUF4280 domain-containing protein — MEYLKDQAILDCDKGLLTSTLIVTSNPKIKLREGKFATDKDNVGGLNIPHFGLCALKGICRLNLELLGVPLTWIKPVPKIKILDKKPLSDVSKCICPYGGIISCKNSGQL, encoded by the coding sequence ATGGAATATTTAAAAGACCAGGCGATACTGGATTGCGACAAGGGGTTACTGACATCAACGTTGATTGTTACGTCCAATCCAAAGATCAAGCTCCGTGAGGGAAAGTTTGCAACTGATAAAGACAATGTTGGAGGATTGAATATCCCTCATTTTGGATTGTGCGCATTGAAAGGAATCTGCCGTTTAAATCTTGAACTTTTAGGTGTTCCATTGACATGGATCAAGCCTGTACCTAAGATCAAAATATTGGATAAAAAACCATTATCTGATGTATCGAAATGTATATGTCCGTATGGTGGTATTATAAGCTGTAAGAACTCAGGACAACTATAA